Proteins co-encoded in one Epinephelus moara isolate mb chromosome 11, YSFRI_EMoa_1.0, whole genome shotgun sequence genomic window:
- the LOC126398140 gene encoding coagulation factor XIII A chain-like, with translation MSNQTTESKNDLGRYNKPVPRSNLEDIDDSETFAEDVIPPPTGRGYAPAGDSLSVQNVDMCQQINEPNHYTASYDIQNLVVRRGQEFVIRVTFNRPLAQDDDFQVEFLIGSNPSPNKGSLVVVTFGARHGGPWSGQILEQQGESVMLGITPTPNAIVGKYRTYVAIEVGGSMQRTSRDTSTDLYVLFNAWCPEDTVFLPNEAERQEYVLNDYGMIYQGSVGSVSHRDWVYGQFERGILDACIYIMDASRIPIYDRGSVIKMVRMGSAMINSQDDRGVLVGNWSDDYSMGRSPTSWTGSVKILLQYANTGVPVCFAQCWVFAGVLNTFLRAIGIPSRVITNFSSAHDNTGNLKTDLICKPDGSPDERHTRDSIWNYHCWNEVFISRNDLPPGLGGWQVVDATPQETSDGHYRCGPASVAAIKEGLLCHPHDAGFVFAEVSFNFSFSGKRTSEDNRTMARAEEYGCMRDHSELPESQLSIIMNAPQVLLGQDVNLQVDFHNQSEYPMTVQTHLAASVIFYTGVRASHLKDLTFNITVPPHEIKSEMLKFPAQEYLPHLGSQQCLHFTVTGTADDQSVTTIKVVELQTPMLTLTVSGQPQVQREMFVTVSFTNPFNFPLQEVNLSMEGSGLMSDRTHYYSVIDAQASITWTESFTPRLEGQRCLVAVLDCKNLRQVRGSTHILITP, from the exons ATGTCAAATCAAACTACAGAATCAAAGAATGACTTGGGGCGCTACAACAAGCCG GTGCCGAGGTCCAACCTTGAGGATATTGATGATTCTGAGACTTTTGCTGAAGATGTCATACCCCCACCCACTGGCAGAGGATATGCACCTGCAGGCG ATTCTCTGTCAGTGCAGAACGTCGACATGTGTCAGCAGATTAATGAACCAAACCACTATACGGCCTCCTATGACATCCAAAACCTGGTGGTCCGTCGTGGTCAGGAGTTTGTGATCAGAGTCACCTTCAACCGCCCACTGGCGCAAGACGACGACTTCCAGGTCGAGTTCCTGATTG gttcCAACCCATCACCCAATAAGGGGTCCCTGGTGGTAGTGACCTTTGGTGCCCGTCATGGTGGACCGTGGTCGGGTCAGATTCTGGAGCAGCAGGGAGAGTCTGTGATGCTGGGCATCACGCCAACACCCAATGCTATTGTGGGGAAGTACCGTACATACGTGGCCATCGAGGTTGGCGGCAGCATGCAGAGAACCAGCAGGGACACCAGCACCGACCTTTATGTGCTGTTCAACGCCTGGTGTCCAG AGGACACTGTGTTTCTTCCTAATGAAGCAGAGCGGCAAGAGTACGTCCTGAACGACTATGGTATGATCTACCAGGGTTCAGTCGGATCTGTGTCACACCGTGACTGGGTGTATGGACag TTTGAGCGCGGTATTCTAGACGCCTGTATTTACATCATGGATGCGTCACGGATACCGATCTACGACCGTGGCAGCGTCATCAAAATGGTCAGGATGGGATCTGCCATG ATTAACTCTCAGGATGATAGGGGCGTGTTAGTTGGGAACTGGAGTGACGATTACTCGATGGGCAGGTCCCCGACATCTTGGACGGGCAGCGTCAAGATCCTGCTGCAGTACGCCAACACTGGAGTCCCTGTCTGCTTCGCCCAGTGCTGGGTGTTTGCTGGAGTCTTAAACACCT TCCTACGCGCCATTGGTATCCCATCAAGGGTCATCACCAACTTCAGTTCAGCTCATGACAACACAGGCAATCTGAAGACCGACCTCATCTGCAAGCCTGATGGCTCACCAGACGAGCGCCACACCAGGGACTCCATCTG GAACTACCACTGCTGGAATGAGGTGTTCATTTCGCGCAATGACCTGCCACCTGGACTCGGAGGATGGCAGGTGGTGGACGCCAcgccccaggagaccagtgatg GACATTATCGCTGTGGTCCAGCTTCAGTCGCTGCCATCAAGGAAGGGCTGCTTTGTCACCCGCATGATGCTGGATTTGTCTTTGCTGAGGTTAGTTTCAACTTTTCTTTCAGTGGAaaaa GAACTTCTGAAGACAACAGGACTATGGCTCGGGCGGAGGAGTACGGCTGTATGAGGGATCACTCTGAGCTGCCTGAGTCCCAGCTGTCTATCATCATGAATGCCCCACAG GTCCTCCTGGGTCAAGATGTGAACCTGCAGGTGGATTTCCACAACCAGAGTGAATACCCCATGACAGTCCAAACTCACCTGGCCGCGTCCGTCATCTTCTACACCGGAGTCAGAGCCAGTCACCTGAAAGACCTGACCTTCAAcatcaccgtgccgccccaTGAGA taaaGAGTGAAATGCTGAAGTTCCCAGCTCAGGAGTACCTGCCTCACCTGGGCTCTCAGCAGTGTTTGCACTTTACTGTGACTGGAACAGCTGACGACCAATCAGTGACTACCATCAAGGTGGTCGAGCTGCAGACTCCGATGCTCACCCTGACG GTGAGTGGCCAGCCTCAGGTGCAGAGGGAGATGTTTGTGACGGTCTCCTTCACCAACCCCTTCAACTTCCCCCTGCAGGAGGTCAACCTGTCCATGGAGGGATCAGGACTCATGAGCGACAGGACACATTActacag tgtcatTGATGCTCAGGCTTCGATCACCTGGACAGAGTCCTTCACCCCTCGGCTGGAGGGACAACGCTGCCTTGTGGCGGTGCTGGACTGCAAGAACCTCCGTCAG gTGAGGGGATCTACTCATATCCTCATCACGCCCTGA